Genomic segment of Drosophila biarmipes strain raj3 chromosome 2L, RU_DBia_V1.1, whole genome shotgun sequence:
AATAGTGCAGGCCTCCCTGCTAACCGTAATGATTAGTATTTGCCAATTGATTAGGCTCTTATCAGTCAAAAAGGCTTTTCACTTAGAGGGCTCTTGAAGAAGGAGCTTAAGTATTTGAATAAGCTATACATTAAAGGTGGTATTCCCTaattactattttaaaaaattctccgttttaattaaataacttcgtttatataaaaaacattggcTTTAGTGGTTTTCTGTAAGTTAGCTTTACATATTCTAACAAGTGTAAAATCTATAGCAATGATTATTACTTTAATACTTCATTTTTTTACTCCTTTTAAGTACAGATATGGCAAGAAGTTGTTGTATAACAAAGGAGTTTTGTAACAATAATTTATAGTCCACGTGTTGTGATTACCTCGAAGCCTAGCCAATTGAGTGGGTTCTTATCAGAAGCAAAAGACTTTCGCAATGCGAATCGCTGCTTATCACTTGGAAAATAAACACTCAATTTTCCGCATATAAAAAGTGGGCCCATCAACCAGCCAATAGTCACAAATCAACAGAATTTCATAATGGCAGTATCTACAAAATTGGCCCTAGTCTCCCTAGTTTTTTGGGTCTTTCTCCTCGTTGGAGTTCTAGCCATAAAGCCTACTCGAcaggaggcggaggagaaCATGTCCAGGTTCATGAGTGTCCTTCGCCAGGAGCAGCTGAGCGCCGGTTCACCTCGCTTCAATGATGTGCTGGGCAACGCCAGGACGATAATCGAGTACCAGGAGTCGGGATTCATTGGGGTTCGCAGCATTTTCCAGTGGATGACCAGCCCGAATCCCCGCAACGATGGCGTCTACAACTTCCTGCAGTTCTACACCACCGAATCGAGTGGCTACATAGGATTGCAGAACTACGACAAGAGCTCGAAGTATACGGTTCTGTTTTCCGTTTGGGATGCCACAAGTGCGAGTCCAGGTGATAACTTCGAATGCAGCACCTTCGGAGGAGAGGGCATCGGGTACAAGTGCTTCAACTACACTTTCCCGCTGATCAGCAATGCCATTTACTTCCTGGATGTGCAGATCGAGGGTTCTACCTTCAGGGGATACATCTCGGAGCCGCAGGAGAATCTGGACAGTGTGACCAGCAATCAGGTGACACGCCACTTGATCGGCGAGATCACCACCCCCCACGAGAAGCTGACCAACCTGATACCCTTTGGCTACTACAATGAGAACTACCGCGACAAGGACACCTGCAGGGAGGCCTTCGAACTGGTGACCGTCAACCAGGCTCCTCATCAGTATACGCACTATGGCCATGCCAACACCAAGTTCACCGAGGCCTATCTCTACAATTCCGAGTGCGAGGTGGAGAATATATTGGTGGCCCTCACGGCGGACAAGAAGAGCACCATCTACTTCACGAGGCCCACAGCTTTGGATCTATGAAAGgagcatattttttattagttactAGATTGAGAGTCCtggcttacatttttttttattttttttaaatacatataagAAAGAACTAATTGTGAAATTcgaagaataaatatttattgaattattgAAACTACTTTTGTGTTTGTATGGTTGCTACTGTAAAATCACAATAAACTAGTTCTTAAAAAAGCAAACTATTTATCTTGTAGCAGCATCTTTGTTTATCCCCCGCTCTTACAACTCCCATAGATCATAGCGTTTTTACACACAACCCAGGCTCACTTGTTCCTCGCCTAAATCTGTTTTCAGGAAACTTATCTTGACCACACTTCGCTGGCAGCTCCTTTTTGCTAGTCCCATTTCGGCTCATTAAGACCGATCCCTGGCCCAACGCGTTCTCGTTTTTTGCATGTCCTACGCAGTCCGGCACTAACTTTTTATTGTCTGCGCGGGCAGGCGGACAAAGAGCGGCCGAGgagcgaaaaaaataaatgaaatgctCCATTGTCTTCTGGGATTAGGGCTCCTCGGGAGCCCGGCCGTGCCTATAGCTTCTGGTTGGAGGAGCCGGGACTTCTGCGCCGATGGTGGGTGATAGATGTTGAGAGGCGAGCGGCGGCACTGGCACAGACTCCATTGAAATTAGTTATTCACGCGGATCGTTTAAGGCAATCCAACACCAGAAG
This window contains:
- the LOC108028925 gene encoding uncharacterized protein LOC108028925, producing MAVSTKLALVSLVFWVFLLVGVLAIKPTRQEAEENMSRFMSVLRQEQLSAGSPRFNDVLGNARTIIEYQESGFIGVRSIFQWMTSPNPRNDGVYNFLQFYTTESSGYIGLQNYDKSSKYTVLFSVWDATSASPGDNFECSTFGGEGIGYKCFNYTFPLISNAIYFLDVQIEGSTFRGYISEPQENLDSVTSNQVTRHLIGEITTPHEKLTNLIPFGYYNENYRDKDTCREAFELVTVNQAPHQYTHYGHANTKFTEAYLYNSECEVENILVALTADKKSTIYFTRPTALDL